The DNA region TCGGTGCTCTTGGTACTCCATCCGACTACTATGAGTTCAGGTACAAGATTGCCAAGGCAATGGAGAACGCTAAAGAAGTCATTAAAGAGGTTGGTAAGGAGTTTGGCGAGCGCTTTGGTAGGGACTACTCAAAGATGATTGAGTTCTACAAGACTGAGGATGCAGATTTCGTCTTCATGGGAATGGGCTCACTAATGGGAACAGTTAAGGAAGCCGTTGACCTGCTTAGGAAGGAAGGATACAAGGTTGGAGCAGCGAAAGTTAGGTGGTTCAGACCATTCCCCAGGGAAGAGCTTTACGAGTTAGCTAAGAACGTCCAAGGAATAGCTGTATTGGACAGAAACTTCTCCTTCGGACAAGAGGGAATACTCTTCAACGAAGCTAAGGGTGTCCTCTACAATACTGACGCAAAGCCAGTAATGAAGAACTATATTGTTGGCCTTGGTGGAAGAGACTTCACTGTCAAGGATGTTAAAGTGATAGCAGACAACATGAAGGCCATAATTGAAAAGGGAGAACTCGATAGGGAGATAGAGTGGTATGGATTAAAGAGGTGAGAAAGATGGAAATTCCTGAGAACGTTAAGAAGAGATTATCACTTCCAGCAGAGGAGTACTTCTATGCTGGACACACAGCTTGCCAAGGTTGTGCTGCCGCATTAGGTCTGAGGTATGTCCTCAAGGCTTACAAGAACAAGGTTATCTTCACAATCCCAGCATGCTGTTCAACAATTATTGCTGGGCCATGGCCATACTCAACATTTGGGGCTCCACTCTTCCACACAGCTTTCGAGACAACAGGTGCTGTCATAGGTGGAATTGAAGCCGCTTTGAAGGCTAAGGGTTACAAGGTTAAGGGCGAAGATGGCATAATGGTCGTCGGATGGGCTGGAGATGGTGGAACAGCGGACATAGGATTACAAGCCTTGAGCGGTTTCCTCGAGAGAGGTCACGATGGCCTTTACATCATGTATGATAATGAGGCTTACATGAACACTGGTATTCAAAGATCAAGCTCAACCCCACAAGGTGCTTGGACCACAAACACACCAGGCGGAAAGAAGCACTTCCTTGAGCAGAGGCCAAAGAAGAAGGTTATTGACATTGTAATAGCCCACAAAATACCCTATGCTGCTACAGCAAGCGTTGCATATCCCGAGGATTTCATGAGGAAGCTTAAGAAGGCTCAAGAAACTCCAGGACCAAGCTTCATACAGCTCTTTGCCCCATGTCCAACCGGATGGAGAAGTCCAACAGACAAATCAATAGAACTTGCTAAGTTGGCAGTCCAAACAGCTTACTTCCCACTCTTCGAGTATGAGAACGGCAAGTATAAGATAAACATGCCTTCACCAAACAAGGAGCCAAAGCCACTTGAAGAGTTCCTCAAGCTCCAAGGAAGATTCAAGTACATGAACAAGGAGGATATGGAGATACTCCAAGAGTGGGTGCTTAGAGAGTGGGATGAGCTCAAGAAAAAAGCAGAAATGTTTAAGTGATTCACAATTTCATTTTTAACTTTTTAATGAAAGCAAAAACATATAAATGAAGATTTGGATTCGTAAGGTGTATTGCTCCGAGAGGTGATTTACATGGCTGAAAACCCCTTTAAAGAGAATATTGAAATGGTTGAAAAGGAGTATAGCGAAAAAATGACTCCAGGAGCTATCGTCTATCTGCCAGGAAGCAGCGTAGTAAACAAAACAGGTTCTTGGAGAGTTTTCATGCCCAAATTTAACAGGGACAAGTGTGTAAGGTGCTTCATGTGCTACATCTACTGCCCAGAGCCAGCAATATACTTAGACGAGGAGAGCTATCCTGTCTTTGATTACGACTATTGTAAGGGTTGTGGAATTTGTGCGAATGAGTGCCCAACAAAAGCTATTGAGATGGTTAGAGAAACTAAATGAGGTGGTATAAATGCCAATGAGAAAGGTTATGAAAGGTAATGAAGCTGCTGCTTGGGCTGCCAAGCTTGCAAAGCCAAAGGTTATTGCTGCTTTCCCGATTACACCATCAACTCTAGTTCCTGAGAAGATTAGTGAGTTCGTTGCTGATGGAGAGCTTGATGCCGAGTTCATTAAGGTTGAGAGCGAGCACTCAGCTATTTCAGCATGTGTTGGTGCTTCAGCCGCTGGAGTAAGAACATTCACAGCAACAGCCTCACAAGGTCTCGCTTTAATGCACGAGATTCTCTTCATAGCAGCTGGAATGAGGCTCCCGATTGTTATGGCCATTGGTAACAGAGCACTCTCAGCTCCAATTAACATCTGGAACGACTGGCAAGACACTATAAGTGAGAGAGACACCGGTTGGCTCCAATTCTATGCTGAAAACAACCAAGAGGCTTTGGACTTAATTTTGGCCGCATTCAAAGTGGCTGAAGATGAGAGAGTCCTCCTCCCAGCAATGGTTGGATTCGACGCATTCATCCTCACACACACAGTCGAGCCCGTCGAGATACCTGACCAAGAGGTAGTTGACGAGTTCCTTGGCGAATACGTTCCAAAGCACGCCTACCTTGACCCTGAGAGGCCAATTACACAAGGTGCTCTTGGATTCCCAGCCCACTACATGGAAGCCAGATACACTGTCTGGGAGGCAATGGAAAACGCCAGAGAGGTTATAAAGGAAGTCTTCGAGGAATTCGAGAAGAAGTTTGGAAGGAAGTACCACATCATTGAGGAGTACAGGACAGACGATGCTGAGATAATTCTCGTCACTATGGGCTCACTCGCTGGAACAGTTAAGGAGTTCGTTGACAAGAAGAGGGAAGAGGGTGTTAAGATAGGTGCCGCAAAGATAACTGTTTACAGACCATTCCCAATCGAAGAGATAAAGGCACTTGCAAAGAAGGCTAAAGTCCTTGCACTCCTTGAGAAGAACATAAGCTTTGGAATTGGCGGTGCTGTTTACACCGACGTCGGCAGGGCTTTGATAAACGAGAAAGAAAAGCCAATAGTCCTTGACTTCATCCTTGGACTCGGTGGAAGGGACGTTACCTTTGAGAACCTAGAGGAAGTCGTTGAGATTGCAAGGAAGGCTATGGATGAGGGAGTTAAAGAAGAAGTCTACTGGATAGGATTGAGGAAGGAGATTTTGTGAGGTGATTTAAATGGCGGTTAGAAAACCCCCAATTACAACTCGCGAGTATTGGGCACCTGGTCACGCTGCATGTGCTGGATGTGGTCCTGCTATAGTCATGAAGCTCGCTACAAAGGCATTTAGTGAAGCTATGGAAGCTAAATACGGCGATCCAAATGCTTTCGCAATCGCTCACGCTACAGGATGTATGGAAGTTGTAAGTGGTGTATTCCCATACACAGCCTGGAAGGCTCCATGGGTGCACGTTGCTTTCGAAAACGCAGCGGCTGTCGCAAGCGGTGTTGAAGCAGCATGGAAGAAGCTTGGAAGGAAGGGTAAGATTTTAGCCATCGGTGGAGATGGTGGAACAGCGGACATAGGTATGCAGGCATTGAGCGGTATGCTTGAGAGAAGACACAACGCAGTTTACCTCATGTATGATAATGAGGCTTACATGAACACTGGTATTCAAAGATCAAGCTCAACCCCATATGGTGCATGGACAACCACTTCACCACCAGGAAAGTACTCAATTGGTGAGGATAAACCAAAGAAAATAGTCGCCCTCATTGCAGCAGCTCACCAAGTTCCATACGTTGCTACCGCAAGCATTGGTGATCCATTAGACTTCTACAGGAAGATGAAGAAGGCTGCAAGCGTTGATGGCCCAGCATTCGTCCAAGTCCTTGCCCCATGTGTCCCAGGATGGAGGACACCACCAGAGAAGACAATCGAAATAGCCAAGCTCGCTATTGAAACAGGTATATGGCCGCTCTTTGAGATTGAGAACGGTGACTTCCACAACATAAAGTTCCAAAGATTCCCCAAGGACGGAAAGTTCAAGAAGCCAATTGAGGAGTACCTCAAGCTCCAAGGAAGGTTTAAGCACCTCTTCAAGAGGCCAGAGGCCATTGAGGAGCTCAAGAACCAAACCAAGGAGCTTTGGAGAATCCTCGGTAAAGAAGTCGAACTTCCATGATTTCCCTTCTTTTTCTTATAGATTTTGTTTTATCTTTGATTAGCTTGAAACCATTCTGTGACCAGTGTTATATTGATGATTATCCCAGTTCAGTATAGGGAATTCTTGAATATATCTTAGTAGGGTAAGGCACTTGGCCATTTCTTACCCACTTTTGTTCATTATTGCATTTATTTATGACAAAGCTTATAAGTTTATCATGGGGAATTCCTTTAGGACAACCTAAAAATGAGGTGATTGTCATGACGATTAAAACTCCTCCAAATTTAAACATTGCAGGTTTTGGAACTGATCCACTGACTCAAAGGATTAAGGACAAGGAAAAAGAGTGGACTTACAAAATAGCGGTTTTAAGTGGTAAGGGAGGCGTTGGAAAGTCAACAGTTGCCGTTAACCTGGCAACTGCCTTGGCCAAGAAAGGCTACTTCGTAGGCGTCCTTGATGCAGATGTTCACGGCCCAAACGTCGCAAAGATGCTCGGTGTTGAAAAGGAAGAAGTTCTTGCCGAGAAGTTTGAAGATGGACACTTTGAGATGATACCTCCTATGAACGACTTTATGGGACAAACCACACCTATAAAAGTTATGAGCATGGGCTTTTTAGTTCCGCCGGATCAGCCAATTATCTGGAGGGGTTCTCTCGTTACCAAGG from Palaeococcus pacificus DY20341 includes:
- a CDS encoding 3-methyl-2-oxobutanoate dehydrogenase subunit beta, with protein sequence MEIPENVKKRLSLPAEEYFYAGHTACQGCAAALGLRYVLKAYKNKVIFTIPACCSTIIAGPWPYSTFGAPLFHTAFETTGAVIGGIEAALKAKGYKVKGEDGIMVVGWAGDGGTADIGLQALSGFLERGHDGLYIMYDNEAYMNTGIQRSSSTPQGAWTTNTPGGKKHFLEQRPKKKVIDIVIAHKIPYAATASVAYPEDFMRKLKKAQETPGPSFIQLFAPCPTGWRSPTDKSIELAKLAVQTAYFPLFEYENGKYKINMPSPNKEPKPLEEFLKLQGRFKYMNKEDMEILQEWVLREWDELKKKAEMFK
- the porD gene encoding pyruvate synthase subunit PorD, coding for MAENPFKENIEMVEKEYSEKMTPGAIVYLPGSSVVNKTGSWRVFMPKFNRDKCVRCFMCYIYCPEPAIYLDEESYPVFDYDYCKGCGICANECPTKAIEMVRETK
- the porA gene encoding pyruvate synthase subunit PorA, whose amino-acid sequence is MPMRKVMKGNEAAAWAAKLAKPKVIAAFPITPSTLVPEKISEFVADGELDAEFIKVESEHSAISACVGASAAGVRTFTATASQGLALMHEILFIAAGMRLPIVMAIGNRALSAPINIWNDWQDTISERDTGWLQFYAENNQEALDLILAAFKVAEDERVLLPAMVGFDAFILTHTVEPVEIPDQEVVDEFLGEYVPKHAYLDPERPITQGALGFPAHYMEARYTVWEAMENAREVIKEVFEEFEKKFGRKYHIIEEYRTDDAEIILVTMGSLAGTVKEFVDKKREEGVKIGAAKITVYRPFPIEEIKALAKKAKVLALLEKNISFGIGGAVYTDVGRALINEKEKPIVLDFILGLGGRDVTFENLEEVVEIARKAMDEGVKEEVYWIGLRKEIL
- the porB gene encoding pyruvate synthase subunit PorB; amino-acid sequence: MAVRKPPITTREYWAPGHAACAGCGPAIVMKLATKAFSEAMEAKYGDPNAFAIAHATGCMEVVSGVFPYTAWKAPWVHVAFENAAAVASGVEAAWKKLGRKGKILAIGGDGGTADIGMQALSGMLERRHNAVYLMYDNEAYMNTGIQRSSSTPYGAWTTTSPPGKYSIGEDKPKKIVALIAAAHQVPYVATASIGDPLDFYRKMKKAASVDGPAFVQVLAPCVPGWRTPPEKTIEIAKLAIETGIWPLFEIENGDFHNIKFQRFPKDGKFKKPIEEYLKLQGRFKHLFKRPEAIEELKNQTKELWRILGKEVELP